In the Desulfobacterales bacterium genome, TCATTTTGTCTATGAGCGCATGCAGATCGCCTAATTCGAAATTGGTTTCGCGCGTTTTGACCAGGTCCAGCAGTTCGGTTATCAGGTTGTTGACGCGGCGGGTCTCTTCGGACGCTATTTCATAAAATCCTTTTCTGAATTCTTCATCATCGTATTTCTTGGGAAGCATCTGGATGAAGGTGCCGATGGCCGTCATGGGGTTTTTTATTTCGTGGGCCAGCCGGGCTGCCAGGTTTCCCAGAAAAGAGAATTTTTCCGCCCGGCTCAGCAGGGCCTGGGAGCGCTTGAGCTCTTCCATTTGATTCTGCAACCGGCTATACAGCCTGGCATTTTCAATGGCGATGGCTATCTGGGAAGCGAAAATTTTCATGGTCTCGCGGGTCTCTTCGGGGATGCCGGTTGCATCAACCGCGTCCGTCGCGATGACGCCAATTACCTTAGACCGGGTAATCAGCGGCACCACAAAGGCGGAGGTCGGTTTGCCGTGCGCGATGATGATATTTTCTTTTCGCAGGCTGGAGTTTTCAACATCATGGACATACTCGGGCTGTCCGGTTCGTGCCACCCGGACCACGATGTTGCTGACCCGGGTCAGGGGCACCTTGTAGCCGCGCAGGACTTCGCGTACGTCATCGCCGAAGCCCACGCCATGAATATATTCGAGATAATTGCCCTCTTCATCCACCAGCATGACAATGGCCCGGTTGATGCGGCAGACATTATAAATGATGTTCATAATGTCGCTCAGGAGCTCTTTGATATCCAGAACGGACAAAATGGCCCTGCCGGTTTCCTGAATGGCCAGCAGCTGTTTTATTTTCTGGTTCAGCTCCTTGTTGAGGCGATTGACCTCTTCATACTTCAGTTCAATAGTCCGCTTGTCCTGCTCCATTTCCCTGATGGCGTCTTTCAAGACAGTCCGGGAAGTAAAAAATCTTGAATAAATTTCCAGCAGTCGATTTCTCTGGGGCCACTTGAGATTATATTCACAATAGGGGGCGCCTTCAAAATAACAACAATTTTCTTCCAACCGCAGGGGCACCCCGTCCCAGATAAGCGGCATAAACGTGTAAGCGCCCTGGTTGTAGAGGCAGATCGGTTTGGTGACCTGCATGTGCGGGGCCCAATGCAGGCGGATAACGGCTTCATTTTTTTGAGCTTGGACCAGTTCGACCTTTTTGCTCCGGTTCCATTTGTCATTGATTTTCTGGATATGTTTCAACCCGGTCTGATAGGACCAGAATCCTTTGATGAATATCCGCAAGACATAGCCCAGGGAGGCCGTTTCCACCGCGTGTCTGGCAATCCTGTAAGGGGACATGGGGTCATTCAGGTGGGTGATGGCCCGCTGGAACAGTTTGGAGATAACCTTGCAGGAAATCCAGTTGTTGGGGTCTTTTAAGAACCCCTCCGGGTCGGGCAGACAGTCGATTTCCGGATGCAGGTCGTTTAAAAGCAAGGAAATGTCGCCGTCATTGTGCTTTTTAAAATAATCCAGAATGACCCATGAATTTATGCAGCTGGTTTCTTTTTCCATATCGGTGGATAGCCCGAAAATATCTGTCAGGCAGCCTCGCTAAAGGAAGGCTCCAGCAGCGGGGCCGATGACGGTAGCGGGGTTGCAACAGTGAAGGCCGGAACCGTTTCGATGGCCGGGTATTTTTTCCATTGATACCATTCTTCCGGGTGAATGTATATATATCGTTCCAAAAACTTTAAAAGAACTTCAGCCATGGGCGTGTGAGCGGACCGCTTAAATTGCCGGGACATGCTTTCCCAGGAAGTTGCCATGAATTTGTAACGGTGATTATCGCTGCGGTGCATGACTCCGAAAACCACCGGCGCCGCCGCCCGTTTTGACAGCACATTGAGGGTCTTATCCAGGAACGTCTGCTTGCCCAGGAAATATATTTTGTCCTGGCGGGAAGGCCGCCACTCGTCAATTTCATCACACTGGGTGATGACAATCCGGTTTCTCTTGAGGCTGTCAATGATCGCCTTCATCATGTTGGGGGTTTGGTCCGAATCAATGATTTCTATCCCGAATTTGGCGGCCTGATCCAGCGACATGGATCGCAGTTTTTCGGAGGTGAATCTGACGACCATGCTGACCGGATAATTTTGAAACCCCAGATAAAGGGGCATATATTCGACACCGCCGAAGTGTCCGGTGACCAGCAGGACGCCCTTGCCGCCGGCAAGGGCCTGGTCCAATGCTTCTTTGCCTTCGAGCTCCACATGGGTCTCGAAAAAAGACCGCAGTGTTTCCGCCGGAGAAAAGGCGTTAATGATTTTTTCATAATAATGGGCAAAGATCCCCCGGTAAACCGCTTTTTTGAGGAATTTAATATCGGTCGGGTTTTTATGATTTTCAAAAACAGACTGAATCGACACAGCGATTTTATGTTTTTCTTTTCTTTTGATAAGAAAATAAATCTTTACCAGCAGGAAAACATAGACATAAGTAAATGACCACCCCAGTTTTTGCATCAGATAAAAATTAAACCGCATCTGCAAAAAAGAACTTAAATTGAAACGCATGCGCCACCTCCTGATTAATCAAAATGTGATCTTACAACCTTCTGTTACTCTCAATTTGTGTGCCAGAAATCAATTTTTTTGAAAAAAGTTTCATTATTTTCGATAAATCTCAAAAAAATAGGAGATTAGTTCTAAACTTACATGATTTTAAAGCTTTCAGACGGAAACGGTTCTGTTGCCTGCCGCTTTAGATACCGATCCGGAAGGACGATTAAGCTAAGGATTGGCGCCATCTGTAGGGATGTGCACAAAAATATGTGCATGAATGCACAGTTTTTTGTGCACGGTCATCCGTGTCATGCCATTGACATCTTGACCCGATGCGCAAGATATGGCAGTTTGAGAACCATTACAGGTGCTTTTTCCAAGCGGTTGGCCATCTTGAAAGCGGTCATAAGGAATTGTGGATATTATGGATACGATTTTGGTTGTTGATGATGAGCGTGGTGTAAGAGAATCCTTTAACATTGTATTAAAGGACCACTATCAGGTGTTGATGGCCCAGACAGGGAAAGAAGCCATCGATATTTTTTCAAAAAACTATGTAGACCTGGTCCTGCTGGATATCCGTTTGCCCGATGTGGGCGGTGTGGATCTGTTGCGTAAGCTCAAAGAGATGGACCCCGGCGTGGAAATTATCATGGTAACTGCGGTAAAATCTATTCAAACCGCCGTACAGGCGATTAAATCCGGCGCTTATGAATATGTGATCAAGCCCTTTGACGTGGAAGAGGTTCTGACGGTTATCAACCGGGCGCTGGAAAAAAGACGACTGGTTAAAGAAGTTACCTATCTCAGGGATGAGCTGAAACGGGTTCAGCCTTTTGAAAAAATGGTGGGAAACGATAAAAAAATGAGCGCGGTTTTTGAGTTGATTACCACCATATCCCGCGGCGACGGTACGGTTTTGATTCAGGGGGAGAGCGGGACCGGCAAAGAGCTGGTGGCCCGGGCGATTCACAACCGCGGTCCGCGGAAAAATCAGCCGTTTGTGGTCATCAACTGTGCCGCCATACCGGTATCGCTGATGGAGCGTGAACTTTTCGGCCATATCCGGGGCGCCTTTACCGGGGCCGTTGATTCGCGCTTGGGCAAACTGGAGATCGCCAACAATGGAACGGTTTTTCTGGATGATATCGATTCCCTCGATATCGGTATGCAGGCCAACCTTCTCCGGGTTATACAGGAAAAAGAATTTGAGCGCCTGGGCAGCACGAAGGTCATCAAGGTCGATATCAGATTTGTGGCGGCTTCCAATAGAGACATCCATAAGCTGATTGAAAAAGGAGAATTCAGGGAGGACCTCTTCTACCGGCTCAATGTTTTTCCCATCGAATTGCCCCCCTTAAGAGAACGTCGCAGCGACATCCCCCTGCTGCTTGATCATTTTCTGAAACTGCAGTCCCAGCATACCGGTAGACCTGAAAAGAAGTTTTCTGAAGAGGCCTTGCAATCCCTGGTAAAATATGATTGGCCCGGAAATGTGCGGGAACTCCAAAATCTGGTTGAGCGGCTGGCGACCATTACACCGGAGCCGGTAATCCGGCTGAGGGATATTTCCGTCATCAACATCTCAAAAAGAGGGGTCGGGAATATGAACCTGAAGGATGCCGTAACAGCGTTTGAAAAACAATATATAACTGAATTCATAGATTTTTATGAAGGCAATCGAAAAGTTGTCGCCGACAAGCTCGGTGTCCATCGCAATACGCTTTTAACCAAATTAAAAGAATTTGAAATAAAATAAACGGCGCTATCACGCCCGATTTTCCCCCTGTCAACCATCCTTCCGCCATTGCCGGCATCCCTGATACCTGTTGCTTTCACAGAACGTATCATCAGTGAATGGTATTCCAATAACGTCAAACCCTTCCGGAACAAACAAAACCGGACCCTCCGGGCAAAGATTTAAACCCCAGACGGCGGTGTGCACATAAAACTGTGCATCAAAGTTGGCGCTCGAACCGAAAAAAGATGCATTTTGCGGCAAAACAGTTACCCAAGGAATCTGTCCGATAACCTATAATTCCTCTCTCCCGCCAAGGCGGGACGGGGAGAGGTTAGGTGAGGGGTAAATAAATTCAGTTAGTTACACCCTCACCCCGACCCTCTCCCAAGATGAGAGAGGGAGTTGTCGGACGGGCTCCAAGAGGGATATTGCGGTGGCATGAATATTGCTATGGATAATCTGGACAGAACTGTCTGGATGGGTTGGTTGAATCGACCATCCCGGTTTCGTACCTCGGTATCAGGTTGAAGCCACACAGAGATATCAATTGATTTTGAAAAAGAAACATTTTGCATAGGGTTTTTGCAAGTGTGCACCTATGAAAGGATACTTATAAACAAGATGACGTCGTTAGACCGAATGGATTATCAGAAGCAGATGGAAGTGCTTAAGCGGGAGATCCGCAGCCTCAATGCCAAAATTATCAGCCAGCAGAAGCTGGAGGAGCAACTGCTGCTGGCAGATAAAATGAAAGCGCTGGCCTCCCTTGCCGGGGGTATTGCCCATGATTTTAACAATATCCTGCAAGCCATCCTCGGGTATACCCAGCTGGCTATGTTGAACAAGACGGAATTGGACCCGGATTACAAGACCTTTACTGAAATCGAGGAGATAATCAAAAAAGGGAGTGAACTGACCGGTCAATTCCTGGCGATCGGACGGAAAATTCGCCCTCAATTGATACCGCTGGACTTGAATGAAAGCATTGAAGGAACCCGGAAGCTGCTGGGCCGCACGTTTCCGAAAATGATTGAAATCAGACTGCAACTGGCTGAAGACCTCTACCGGATAAAAGCGGATAAAGGCCAGATCGAACAGATTCTGATCAATTTATGCATCAATGCCCGGGACGCGATGGTCAATCAGGGCATACTGGAGATCACCACGGAAAATGTCGCCGATTCCGGCCGTTTAACGGTTTTAAAGGGGGCTGCCGCCGCCGGATATATTTGTCTGACGGTTTCAGATACCGGCTGCGGCATTTCTCCGGAAATAAAGGAGCGAATTTTTGAGTCCTACTTTACAGCCAAGTCCACAGGAAACGGGACCGGTCTGGGGCTGTCGATGGTCCGAGCCATTGTTAAAAACCATGGCGGCACAATTGAATGTACCAGTGAAATGGGTGTCGGTACCGAATTCAAGGTCTTTTTCCCGGCATTAGCGCAGGAAGTGGTCTCCCCAAACAAAACGGTTCAGCCCCAAAGGGGCGGAAAGAACAGCAGGGGTAAAGAAACGATCTTGATGGTGGATGACGAGATTGAAATTTTAAATATCGGCGAGGCCGTACTGCGGAAATACGGCTATCAGGTTATAACGGCCCAAAGCGGTGAGGACGCATTAAACCTCTATTCATATAAAACCGTCGATTCCGTTATTCTGGATGTGGGAATGCCGGGAATGGGCGGCATCACCTGCCTAAAGGAATTGCTTGCTAAAAACAAATCCGCCAAGATCCTCATCAGCAGCGGGTATGTTTCCGATGATCATGTGAAAGAAGCCTTGAAAGTGGGGGCCAAAGCTTTTTTGTCAAAACCGTACCGCATCGACAACCTGCTGGAAACAGTACGCCGGGTGCTGGATGAATAAGTTGTCCCAGAATAGAAAACTTGGTCCTAAGCGCCAAGTCTGATTTAGCCGGCTTTTCCTTGTATTTTTGTGTTTAAAAATCCAAATTCCAATAAAGCAAACCACCGCTGGGATAACCCCACCAGTTACATAAGACCCCGGAATTTAATTATATTTCATGTCAGCATCAGTCGGAAAGTACGGGTGCTGTATCGATCGATACCCTCCGCCCGGGGCGGAAAGCTTCGTTCGGCAACCGTAATGCGTCCCGTTCTGTTGACGATGAGGGCCGCAGCCGAGCGGGTGCCGTAGATCCGGCTGGTGATAAAAACCGGCGAAAGCAGCCGCTCCCAAGCCGAACCGACGCCGGTATCCGGAAGGAGTTGTCCCGGCGGAAAAGACCGGTCTGAGAGAATGTCGAAGATATCTTCCGGTGAAACCCTTTTCTTCGTTTTTATGAGATTCTCCAGAGAATCCTTGCCTTTCTGCACTTTCGGCCAGGGGGTGTCCAGCAGGTGATTGCTTAACCCATAAAGGCCGGATTCCAGTTGCCGGATTTCATCGTTGCGGTTTGAATGGTAAAACAAGCCGGAACGGTCGCCCAGCAGCAAGCTGAAAGGGTTATATTTATGGGCGTTCTTGCGGATACGTTCCAGATAAACCGGCGGCGAATCCGTCCCTTCTAAAAAATTTCTCACAAGCAACCCCCGCGAGGGCGCATCTCCCCTTATTGCCGACGGATCCCTGAAGTTGGTGAGGGCGGCGATGCGGCCCTGGCAGGTGATCCCCAGCCAGGTGCCGCCCCCCCGGATATCACGGCCGGCCAGGACATGCGGCGCTTCGCGCCAGAAAGCCAGCGGTCCCGTCGGCCGGTCATAATATTCATCACGGTTTGCCGCCACTATCAACGAATTATCGGCATGCATGTCATAAGACAAAAGAATCAGGCACACGGGAACTCCATTGACCGGTCGCGTGAAAGTATGTTAGAAAAACTTTTTAGAATTTGATCCCTAATATTGTCCGATCTGCGACTCTTTTTCAAACCTTTTTTCGGAAAAAAACAGACTGCTTGAATTTATAAATAATATCGTACAGGAGGATCTAAAATGAAAGACGTGGTAATTGTCAGCGGCGCAAGGACGGCGATCGGCAATTTTGGGGGCGGCCTTAAAGACGTTCCGGTGGTTCAACTCGGTGCCACCGCCATCAAAGCGGTATTGCAACGCGCCGGCCTCAGACCGGTTCCAGGGGGGGATACAATGCTTGCAACCTGTCCGGACAAACTAAAAGGCCAGGGCTTGGTTGAACCCGAGAAAAAAGGGTATGTCTGGGACGATGCAGCGGCGCCCATCACCATCGATGAGGTGATCATGGGAAACGTGCTGCAGGCGGCCCAGGGGCAGAACCCGGCCCGGCAGGCGATGATAACTGCCGGGGTTCCCAAGGAAACTCCCGCCTTTAGCATCAATAAGGTGTGCGGATCCGGACTGAAGGCGATTGCCCTGGGGGCCACCGCGATCATGGCGGGACAGGCCGATGTTATCCTGGCAGGCGGGCAGGAAAGTATGAGTTCGGTCCCGCTGGCCCTGCCCAAGGCGCGCTGGGGCCATCGCATGGAGCTGACCGGTATCGGTGAAGTATACGATCTGATGGTTTTTGACGGATTGTATGAAATTTTTTATGGTTACCACATGGGCGTAACCGCAGAAAATATCGCTCAAATGTATGGGATCAGCAGAGCGGAACAGGATGAGCTGGGGGTATTAAGTCATACCCGGGCCCGCAAGGCGATAACAGATGGAATCTTTGCCGGCGAGATCGAACCGGTCAAGATAAAGACCCGTCAGGGAGAAATCGCCTTTGATAGTGACGAGCGGCCCATGGATACGAACATGGAAAAGATGGCGAAGCTCAGACCGGCTTTTAAAAAAGACGGCACAGTGACCGCCGGCAATGCGTCCGGCATCAATGACGCCGCTGCTGCCGTCTTGCTGATGAGTGCGGCAAAAGCCAAGGAGATGAATCTGGAACCCATCGTCAAGATCAAGGCGTTTGCTTCCGGCGGCCTGGACCCGGCCTATATGGGACTGGGGCCGGTTCCGGCCATCCGAAAAGTGTTAAAATCAACCGGCATGACCATCGCAGATATTGATTTAATTGAATTAAATGAAGCTTTTGCTTCCCAGGCAATCGGTTGTATGCGTGAACTCGGCATAGAGACCGACCGCCCCAATGAACTCGGCAGCGGCATCTCCCTGGGGCATCCGATCGGATGCACCGGTGCGCGCCAGATGGTAACGGGAATGTATCAGATGCAGCGCAAGGGGTACGCCACGGGTCTGGTCAGCATGTGCATCGGCGGTGGGATGGGCATGGCCATGATCGTTGAACGATAGGTTCTATATTCGCAATTACCGTGACGTTTTTTTTCTTTACTTGATGGGCAGGAATTGCTATTTGTCAAAAGAAATTAGAGGGTTTATTTGCCTTCCGTGAACTTGAACAGCAGCAGGCATTTTTAAAGATCTTGAGACGGGAGATTTGAGTATGAACATGAGTCGGAAGTTAGGGATACTGGTTTTCTGCGGGGTTCCCGCTATTGTCGGGGGCGGGACCGTATATGCGGTTTTTGGCAGCTATATCGCCGTGTTGATATACGAAATTCTTCTGTTGTTTGTGGCCGGCGGATTTGTGAGCAGATGATCATCCCCGCCGGCTCGGTGATGTGATACCTGTCCGGACTGCAGTCTATGCCGGCCTTTTTATGACCGGGCGGGCGATGGCTGCATTTGAAAACATCTTATGACCCAGGCGCTGAACAATGGGCCGCTGTGATTCCAGATGCGATCAGCGGCCCATTGTTTCAGAACGGAATGGCCGGACGTTTGGAGGTTTAATGGATGAAAAGTCCTCCCGGGATTTGATCCTGTGGTTTTTTTTGGTGCTTTTTCTGATGTCCATCCTCATGATGGGGTGGCTGTTGCGTCCGTTTATTTCCATCATCATTCTGGCCTTTGTGGTGACGGGGGTATTCAATTCCATCTATGTCGCATTCGCTGCCAAGCTCAAACCCCAGCCGGCATCCCTATTGACCTGTGTGCTTATCTTTATACTCCTGTTCTTGCCGGTTGTTCTGTTTGTGGGCATCTTGTCAAAAGAAGCCTATGACTTGTATCTCTTGGGAAAAGGCGCTCTGATCAATGAACGGGTCAAAAGCCTGCTGGCAGATAGCAGCATCCTCGATCGGGCCAATGTGCTTCTGGCAAATTTTGATTTTCAGATCACCGGCGACCATCTGTACCGGATACTGTCGGAAATCAGTAAAACCGTCGGCATGTTCTTTTACAAGCAGGCCAGTGCCGTTGCCACGAATGTGTTTGCGTTTATCGTCAATTTCTTTTTCATGCTGCTGATCACTTATTTCCTGCTGATTGACGGCCATAAGGCCATCTCCTTTATCACCAACCTTTCCCCGCTGCCCAGGGAACAGGACGAAAAGTTGATTCGCAAATTCAAGGACATTGCCGGTGCAATTCTGGTGGGCAACGGTCTGGGCGGATTGATTCAGGGGGTGTCGGGAGGGTTTGTTTTCGCGATGTTCGGATTGGATTCTCCTTTTTTGTGGGGGGTGGTCATGGCGCTGCTGGCCTTTTTGCCCATCGTCGGCATCGGGGTGGTGTTTATCCCGGCGGCGGTGTATCTGTTCTTAGCGGGAAGGATTGCGGCCGGTGTGTTTTTTATCGTTTTTTATATTATTCTGTCCGGGGTGGTCGAATATATTTTAAAACCAAAACTGGTGGGGACGCGGGTGAAAATGCATACCCTGCTGGTTTTTATTTCCATCATGGGCGGATTGAAGCTGTTCGGCATTCTGGGCATTATCTACGGCCCTTTGGTAGTGACTGCGTTTTTGACATTGACGGATATTTACCATACCAGCTATCAAAAGCTGGTTACACCCATAAAAAACTGAACCTTCCACAGAAGCACAGATTAAAGGTAGTGATATGATGCAAGCTGAGAATTTGTCTGAAATAAGTATCGACAGCGAGATGAAAAAATCTTATCTCGATTATGCCATGAGCGTCATCATCGGCAGGGCCTTGCCGGATGTCCGCGACGGCTTGAAACCGGTTCACCGGCGGATTTTATTCGCCATGCGGGAACTTAAAAACGACTGGAACAAACCGTATAAGAAATCCGCCCGAATCGTTGGGGATGTCATCGGTAAATATCATCCCCACGGCGATACAGCGGTTTATGACACCATTGTTCGAATGGCTCAGGATTTTTCGATGCGCTACCCGCTGGTGGACGGGCAGGGCAACTTCGGGTCCGTTGACGGCGATCCGGCCGCGGCCATGCGGTATACCGAGATTCGGATGATGGCCCTGTCTCATCAAATGCTGGAAGACCTGGACAAGGAAACCGTCGATTTTGTACCCAACTATGATGAATCCCTTTCAGAGCCGGCCGTATTGCCGGCCAAAATTCCGGCGCTGTTGATCAATGGATCATCCGGCATTGCCGTGGGCATGGCCACCAATATTCCGCCGCACAATCTCGCTGAAGTTGTCGATGCCATCAGCGCGCTGATTGATGACCCGGCGCTTTCCAGCAAAGAACTGATGGGCTATGTTTTAGGACCGGATTTTCCCACTTCCGGAATCATTTACGGGACCCGGGGGATTCACGAGGCCTATCAAACCGGGCGCGGGATTATCCGGGTACGGGCCCGCATCATCGTTGAAAAGGATAAACGCACCGAGCGCGAAACCATCGTCGTCACCCAGCTTCCCTATCAGGTCAATAAAGCCAGGCTGATCGAGAAGATTGCCGATTTGATTAAAAACAAACAGATTGAGGGATTTCAGTTTGTTCGGGACGAGTCCGACCGCGAAGGGATGCGGATTGCGCTGGGGCTTAAAAAAGACCAGATGTCGGCTGTGATCGTGAACCAGCTTTACAAGCACACCCAGATGGAGACCAGTTTCGGCATTATATTCCTGGCGGTGGTCAATAACCAGCCTCAGGTGCTGAACCTGAAGGAGATGCTGGAGCATTTCATCCTGCACCGCAAGGAAATCATCATCCGGCGGACCCGATTTGATCTGCGCAAGGCCGAAGAGCGCGCCCATATCCTCGAAGGACTCAAGATCGCCCTGGACAACCTGGATGCCGTGGTCGCCCTAATACGGGCGTCGCAATCGCCGGCGGACGCCAAAAAAGGGCTGATGGAGACGTTCAGTCTTTCGGTCATCCAGGCCCAGGCGATTCTGGACATGCGTCTGCAGCGGTTGACCGGCCTTGAACAGGAAAAAATACTGGAAGAGTATAAAAACGTGATCCAGGATATCGCCCGGTACCGGGAGATACTGGGCAATGAACGGCTGGTGTTAAACCTGATAAAGGAAGAACTCGCCGGGATAAAAAATGAATACGGGGATAAGCGGCGGACCGAAATTGTTGAGGAAACCCGGGAAATTACCATCGAGGATATGATCGTTGAAGAAGACATGGCGGTGACCATCTCCCAGAGCGGTTACATCAAGCGCAATCCGGTTTCGCTCTACCACAGCCAGCATCGCGGCGGCAAGGGCAAGACCGCCATGGTGCCCAAGGACGAGGATATCGTCCGGCATCTCTTCGTGGCCTCCACCCACCATACCTTTCTTTTTTTCACGAATCAGGGACGGGTCTACTGGTGCAAGGTGTACGACATTCCCCAGGCCGGGCGTCAGAGCCGCGGCAAGGCGATTATCAATCTGCTGAATTTTGTGGAGGGTGAAAAGCTGTCGACGGTCCTGGCTGTTCCGGCGTTTGAGACCGGTTATCATGTGATCATGGCAACCCGCCAGGGAATGATCAAAAAAACGGATCTGATGGACTACAGCCGCCCGCGTTCCGGCGGCATCATCGCCATGGGGCTGAAAAGCGGTGACGAGCTGATCTCCGTCCGGATCACCGACGGCACCCGCAATGTTTTTCTGTGTTCCGCCCTGGGAAAGTCGATCCGGTTTCATGAGTCGGATGTTCGTCCCACCGGCCGTGTTGCCATGGGTGTCCGTGGGATGCGGCTTTTGAAGGGCGATCGCATCGTGGGGATGGAAGTGCTGAGCCATGGCCAGACCGTGTTCGCCGCCACTGAACACGGATTCGGCAAGCGGACCTCGATTGACGAATATCCTGTTCAAAAACGGGGGGGGATGGGGGTTATCACCATCAAAACCAGCGAGCGCAACGGGCTTGTCGTGGCGCTTTTACTGGTTAATGAAAACGATGATCTGATGCTGATGAACGACAGCGGCAAAATCATCCGTATACCGGTGAGCGGTATCTCAGTGATCAGCCGCAACACCCAGGGCGTCAAACTGATCGATATTGAATCGGACGAAAAGGTGGCCGGGGCGGTGGTTGTGGCTGAAAAAGAAATTTAGAAGCTGATAC is a window encoding:
- the gyrA gene encoding DNA gyrase subunit A, with amino-acid sequence MMQAENLSEISIDSEMKKSYLDYAMSVIIGRALPDVRDGLKPVHRRILFAMRELKNDWNKPYKKSARIVGDVIGKYHPHGDTAVYDTIVRMAQDFSMRYPLVDGQGNFGSVDGDPAAAMRYTEIRMMALSHQMLEDLDKETVDFVPNYDESLSEPAVLPAKIPALLINGSSGIAVGMATNIPPHNLAEVVDAISALIDDPALSSKELMGYVLGPDFPTSGIIYGTRGIHEAYQTGRGIIRVRARIIVEKDKRTERETIVVTQLPYQVNKARLIEKIADLIKNKQIEGFQFVRDESDREGMRIALGLKKDQMSAVIVNQLYKHTQMETSFGIIFLAVVNNQPQVLNLKEMLEHFILHRKEIIIRRTRFDLRKAEERAHILEGLKIALDNLDAVVALIRASQSPADAKKGLMETFSLSVIQAQAILDMRLQRLTGLEQEKILEEYKNVIQDIARYREILGNERLVLNLIKEELAGIKNEYGDKRRTEIVEETREITIEDMIVEEDMAVTISQSGYIKRNPVSLYHSQHRGGKGKTAMVPKDEDIVRHLFVASTHHTFLFFTNQGRVYWCKVYDIPQAGRQSRGKAIINLLNFVEGEKLSTVLAVPAFETGYHVIMATRQGMIKKTDLMDYSRPRSGGIIAMGLKSGDELISVRITDGTRNVFLCSALGKSIRFHESDVRPTGRVAMGVRGMRLLKGDRIVGMEVLSHGQTVFAATEHGFGKRTSIDEYPVQKRGGMGVITIKTSERNGLVVALLLVNENDDLMLMNDSGKIIRIPVSGISVISRNTQGVKLIDIESDEKVAGAVVVAEKEI